In Nitrosopumilus sp., one genomic interval encodes:
- a CDS encoding plastocyanin/azurin family copper-binding protein: MAGIDKAAIVFSIAIALVGVGIAVVGDSVDYTPTVTTPKATTQTTETKTQTDPFADIVDKVKSDAPKVAEKEVQLKDKVAMEEKPMVKEEKPMVKEEKPMVKEPTGPKTHTVDIPKGTSVPGCEESNACYLPANLKIKAGDTVKWINVDTAAHTVTGGSPADGPSGVFDSSLVMADAEFAFTFDKAGSYDYFCMVHPWMIGSVTVN, encoded by the coding sequence ATGGCAGGTATAGACAAAGCAGCAATAGTATTCTCAATTGCAATAGCACTAGTAGGTGTAGGAATTGCAGTTGTAGGAGACTCTGTTGATTATACACCAACTGTTACTACCCCAAAAGCCACAACACAAACTACAGAAACCAAGACGCAAACAGACCCATTTGCAGACATTGTAGATAAAGTGAAATCAGACGCTCCAAAGGTTGCAGAAAAAGAAGTGCAATTAAAAGACAAAGTGGCAATGGAAGAAAAACCAATGGTTAAAGAAGAAAAACCAATGGTTAAAGAAGAAAAACCAATGGTTAAAGAACCAACAGGACCTAAAACACACACTGTTGATATTCCAAAAGGTACTTCAGTTCCAGGATGTGAAGAAAGTAATGCATGTTACTTACCAGCAAATTTGAAAATTAAAGCTGGAGACACAGTAAAATGGATTAACGTAGACACAGCCGCACACACAGTAACTGGTGGTAGTCCAGCTGATGGTCCATCTGGCGTATTTGATAGCAGCCTAGTAATGGCAGATGCAGAATTTGCATTTACTTTTGACAAAGCAGGCAGCTACGATTACTTCTGTATGGTACATCCATGGATGATTGGTAGTGTCACAGTAAACTAA
- the uvrC gene encoding excinuclease ABC subunit UvrC encodes MTFDISKITIPTDPGIYLMKDVDRKIIYIGKAKNLKNRVRSYFNKNQNYKTQKLVENISDIEFVLTDNESEAFLLESNMIKKYRPRFNIELKDQQRYTYLRISDEKYPRLLVSRRTRDGKFLGKGKTYGPFTQGSSKLLTIGTLRKAFQIRICKTLPKKVCLEYHLGNCEGPCEFKDAQERYPKHVVALEDVLKGKNQTKVFTKKLEEEMHQAAKLQQFERAKDIRDTLIRLGSLQTKQKMEYVENSDEEYFGIGIREQSAVVMNFRMINGVIRDSDKYFFDLVGDNTFSNFLFQYYSTHKIPKFIFVSELPENKKLLESLLSEQSNSKVTILVPSKGKKKDIVNLLLKNIRLIHSKGGDPGLVELKEILNLPVIPNIIECFDISNHGQDFAVGSMSRFVGGIPDKSGYRKFKIKTISGRDDFAMIGEIIKRRYYRLLEENSELPDLVVIDGGKGQLSAAMNSLKSLGLDLPCVSLAKENEEIFLPSTKNPVVIPKYKPSLKILQYARDETHRFGVMYNRTIRKNQIK; translated from the coding sequence ATGACTTTTGATATATCTAAAATCACGATTCCTACTGATCCCGGTATTTATCTTATGAAAGATGTTGATAGAAAGATCATCTATATTGGAAAAGCAAAAAATCTGAAAAATCGAGTTAGATCATATTTCAATAAAAATCAAAATTATAAAACTCAAAAACTAGTTGAAAATATTTCTGACATTGAATTTGTTTTGACTGACAATGAAAGCGAGGCTTTTCTTTTAGAATCAAACATGATCAAAAAATATCGTCCACGATTCAATATTGAATTAAAAGATCAACAAAGATACACGTATCTCAGAATTTCTGATGAAAAATATCCTAGACTTTTGGTTTCACGTAGAACTCGTGATGGAAAATTTTTGGGAAAAGGAAAAACATATGGTCCTTTTACTCAAGGCAGTTCAAAATTACTCACAATTGGAACTTTGAGAAAAGCTTTCCAAATCAGAATCTGTAAAACTCTTCCAAAAAAAGTTTGTCTAGAGTATCATCTAGGAAACTGTGAAGGTCCCTGTGAATTTAAAGATGCTCAGGAAAGGTATCCTAAACATGTTGTAGCACTTGAAGATGTCTTAAAAGGTAAAAATCAAACAAAAGTATTCACTAAAAAATTAGAAGAAGAAATGCATCAGGCAGCAAAATTGCAACAATTTGAGCGTGCAAAAGACATTCGTGACACTTTGATTAGGCTTGGTAGTCTTCAGACGAAACAAAAAATGGAATATGTTGAAAACTCCGATGAAGAATATTTCGGCATTGGAATAAGAGAACAATCAGCAGTTGTAATGAATTTTAGAATGATTAATGGGGTTATTCGAGATAGTGACAAATATTTTTTTGATTTAGTTGGTGATAATACATTTTCTAATTTTTTATTTCAATATTATTCTACACATAAAATTCCTAAATTTATTTTTGTGAGTGAACTTCCAGAAAATAAAAAACTATTGGAATCCTTATTGTCTGAACAATCTAATTCTAAGGTGACTATTCTTGTTCCCAGTAAGGGAAAGAAAAAAGATATTGTTAATTTACTTTTAAAAAATATCAGATTAATTCATTCTAAGGGTGGTGATCCTGGCCTTGTTGAATTAAAAGAGATTCTGAATTTACCTGTAATTCCTAATATCATAGAATGTTTTGATATATCTAATCATGGTCAAGATTTTGCTGTTGGTTCTATGTCTAGATTTGTTGGAGGAATACCTGATAAATCTGGCTATAGAAAATTCAAAATAAAAACTATTTCTGGTAGAGATGATTTTGCAATGATTGGGGAAATCATTAAGAGAAGATATTATAGATTATTGGAAGAAAATTCTGAACTTCCTGATTTAGTTGTAATAGATGGTGGAAAAGGGCAACTTAGTGCTGCGATGAATTCTTTGAAATCTCTTGGTTTGGATTTGCCCTGTGTTTCATTGGCAAAAGAAAATGAAGAGATATTCTTACCTAGTACTAAAAACCCCGTAGTCATTCCAAAGTACAAACCCTCTTTGAAAATTTTACAGTATGCTCGAGATGAAACTCATAGATTCGGTGTAATGTATAATCGAACAATAAGAAAAAATCAAATAAAATAA
- the uvrA gene encoding excinuclease ABC subunit UvrA — protein sequence MTENKLKIRGARHHNLKNLDIDIPKNKLVVISGLSGSGKSTLAFDTIYAEGQRRYVESLSAYARQFLEMMDKPDVDSIEGLSPAISIQQKTTSKNPRSTVGTTTEIYDYMRLLFARIGIPYCTNCGRKVSTQSVERICDSVLKDFSGKKILVLAPIVQRKKGTYEKLFEQIKKDGYSRIRLNGEILSLDEEIPPLDRQKWHNIEIVVDRITTEKSERSRLFEAIQTSIKASKGDVMIASEKSEKIFSQNNACPYCGLTVGELEPRSFSFNSPFGMCKTCNGLGVKMEFDADLVIPDKSKSILDGAIVPWSGRFSAFRRQALRAVGKKFGFDLMTPFDKIKSKHLQIILHGTDDLIDFTYRSKSGDSSWQSTNTFEGVLSNLQRTFMETDSESKREWLKQFMRDTPCNVCNGKKLKPESLSVKINEKGIMDVCDMSIDHCYDFFSSLKLTENEQYIARDVLKEIKERLEFLMNVGLNYLTLNRLSSTLSGGESQRIRLATQIGSNLTGVLYVLDEPTIGLHQRDNTRLIKTLNKLRNLGNTVIVVEHDEEVIRNSDWMVDLGPGAGVHGGNVVFEGTVNQILQNNKSVTGKYLKDNSLINLQDKIRNRSGSLVIRKASENNLKDIDVEIPLGLFVSVTGVSGSGKSTLINDILLKSLENHFYKSNIRPGMHKEILGLENIDKVIAIDQSPIGRTPRSNPATYIGAFTPIRELYANTALSKERGYAPGQFSFNVPDGRCFACDGDGVKQIEMQFLSDVYVKCDECKGKRYNTETLSVLYKGKNISDVLDMTVYEALNLFENIPSIKRKLQTVFDVGLGYIKLGQSSTTLSGGEAQRVKLASELSKRGTGKTLYILDEPTTGLHFADVQKLLDVLNRLVNLGNTVVVIEHNMDVIKNSDWLIDLGPEGGDEGGKVVSTGTPKEISKAPGSYTGKYLKKLLKK from the coding sequence ATGACAGAAAATAAATTAAAAATTCGCGGAGCACGCCATCATAATTTAAAAAATTTAGATATAGATATTCCAAAAAATAAACTAGTTGTTATCAGTGGTTTATCTGGTTCTGGAAAATCTACATTAGCTTTTGACACAATTTATGCTGAAGGACAGAGAAGATATGTAGAATCTCTTTCTGCATATGCTCGGCAATTTTTAGAGATGATGGACAAACCAGATGTAGATTCAATTGAAGGTCTTTCTCCTGCCATATCAATTCAACAAAAAACAACTAGTAAAAATCCACGTTCTACTGTTGGCACTACTACTGAAATATATGATTACATGAGATTACTGTTTGCCCGAATTGGAATTCCTTATTGTACAAATTGTGGACGTAAAGTTTCGACCCAATCTGTGGAAAGAATATGTGATTCTGTCCTCAAAGACTTTTCTGGTAAAAAAATACTTGTTTTAGCACCTATTGTTCAGAGAAAAAAAGGCACATATGAAAAATTATTTGAGCAAATCAAAAAAGATGGTTATTCTAGAATACGTCTAAATGGAGAAATTTTGAGCCTAGATGAAGAAATTCCTCCTCTTGATAGGCAAAAATGGCACAATATTGAGATTGTAGTTGATAGGATAACGACTGAAAAATCTGAAAGATCTAGGCTTTTTGAAGCCATACAAACTTCCATAAAAGCATCTAAAGGTGATGTAATGATTGCAAGTGAAAAATCTGAAAAAATATTTTCACAAAACAATGCTTGTCCTTACTGTGGGTTAACTGTAGGTGAATTAGAACCTCGATCTTTTTCGTTTAATTCTCCTTTTGGAATGTGTAAAACATGTAATGGTTTGGGTGTCAAGATGGAGTTTGATGCCGATTTGGTAATTCCTGATAAATCCAAATCTATTTTGGATGGAGCCATTGTTCCTTGGAGTGGTAGATTTTCTGCATTTAGACGACAAGCATTAAGAGCAGTTGGGAAAAAATTTGGATTTGATTTAATGACTCCTTTTGATAAAATAAAATCTAAACACTTGCAAATTATTTTGCATGGTACTGACGATCTCATTGATTTCACATATCGTTCAAAATCTGGTGATTCTTCATGGCAATCTACAAATACGTTTGAAGGTGTTTTATCTAATCTTCAGCGTACTTTTATGGAAACTGATTCTGAATCTAAACGAGAATGGCTAAAACAATTCATGAGAGATACTCCTTGCAATGTATGTAATGGTAAAAAACTGAAACCAGAATCTCTTTCTGTAAAAATCAATGAAAAAGGCATCATGGATGTTTGTGATATGTCTATTGATCATTGTTATGATTTTTTCTCATCTTTAAAACTAACAGAGAATGAACAATACATTGCACGAGATGTTTTAAAAGAAATCAAGGAACGCCTTGAATTTTTGATGAATGTTGGATTGAATTATCTGACATTAAACAGATTAAGTTCAACCTTGTCTGGTGGTGAGTCTCAAAGAATTCGTTTAGCTACACAGATTGGTTCTAATTTGACTGGTGTTTTGTATGTTTTAGATGAGCCTACAATTGGATTACATCAAAGAGATAATACTCGACTCATTAAAACGCTAAATAAACTACGAAATCTTGGAAATACAGTAATAGTTGTAGAGCATGACGAAGAAGTTATACGAAATTCAGACTGGATGGTGGATTTGGGTCCTGGTGCTGGTGTTCATGGGGGAAATGTTGTTTTTGAGGGTACAGTAAATCAAATTCTTCAAAACAACAAATCCGTTACAGGCAAATATCTTAAAGACAACTCTTTAATCAATTTACAAGATAAAATTCGTAATCGTTCAGGTTCACTTGTTATCAGAAAAGCATCTGAAAATAATTTAAAAGATATAGATGTTGAAATTCCTCTAGGGCTTTTTGTTTCAGTTACTGGTGTATCTGGTTCAGGTAAATCTACTTTGATAAATGACATCTTGTTAAAATCTCTAGAAAATCATTTCTATAAATCAAACATTCGTCCAGGAATGCACAAAGAAATACTGGGATTGGAAAACATCGATAAGGTTATTGCAATTGATCAATCTCCAATTGGACGAACACCTCGTTCAAACCCTGCTACCTACATAGGAGCTTTCACTCCGATTAGAGAATTATATGCAAATACTGCTTTATCAAAAGAACGTGGATATGCACCTGGACAATTCTCTTTCAATGTGCCCGATGGTAGATGTTTTGCATGTGATGGAGATGGAGTTAAACAAATTGAGATGCAATTTTTGTCTGATGTCTATGTAAAGTGTGATGAATGTAAGGGTAAGAGATACAATACTGAAACATTGTCTGTATTGTATAAAGGAAAAAATATTTCTGATGTTTTAGATATGACTGTTTATGAGGCGTTAAATTTATTTGAAAACATTCCTTCAATAAAACGTAAATTACAAACGGTATTTGATGTTGGATTGGGTTATATCAAACTAGGACAATCTTCTACAACCTTGTCTGGAGGTGAAGCCCAAAGAGTAAAACTTGCATCTGAATTATCTAAAAGAGGTACTGGAAAAACATTGTATATTTTAGATGAGCCTACCACCGGCTTGCATTTTGCAGATGTTCAAAAACTATTGGATGTGTTAAATAGATTGGTAAATCTGGGAAATACTGTTGTAGTTATTGAGCATAACATGGATGTAATCAAAAATTCTGATTGGTTAATTGATCTAGGTCCTGAAGGTGGTGATGAAGGAGGAAAAGTAGTATCTACTGGTACTCCTAAAGAGATTTCTAAGGCCCCTGGAAGTTATACTGGAAAATATTTGAAAAAATTGTTAAAAAAATGA
- the uvrB gene encoding excinuclease ABC subunit UvrB, producing MEQTSTFELESEYAPTGDQPQAIDALIKGVQKGTVQTLLGVTGSGKTFSVANVIAKTGKNTLVISHNKTLAAQLYSELKQFFPKNNVGYFVSYYDYYQPESYLPQTDTYIEKDTQINEKIEKLRLEATAMLLSGEPTIIVSTVSCIYSLGNPKDWEDLAITINTGDEIKRNEIIRRLIDARYERNDTEVAPGNFRVKGDTIDITPAYSEDLVRISLFGDEVEKITLLDHVSLKEKKILSQMKIFPAKHYLIAKDVREKAVKSIRKELGQRLPELNELEKQRLEMRTNYDLEMIEELGYCSGIENYSRHFDGRKAGEKAFCLMDFFGDDYLLVIDESHVTLPQLHGMYKGDHSRKNELVTYGFRLPSAFDNRPLKFEEFEKYIQNTIFVSATPSEYEKKTSSQIIEQLVRPTGLLDPLVEIKSTKDQMDDLILEINKRTTRNERVLVTTLTKRMAEDLAEYLSKKQVRVRYMHSEIEGFQRTEIIRQLRLGEFDVLVGINLLREGLDIPEVSLVAILDADKEGFLRNFTSLIQTCGRAARNSNGTVIMYADNTTESMKNAMNETKRRREKQIQYNKKHNIVPKTIIKSVPIQEVSLDDSKLKSVHDLASEIIDLDAQMKKYSEDLDFERAIECRDRIKRIEKEIEFKNDRK from the coding sequence TTGGAACAAACCTCTACATTTGAATTGGAATCTGAATATGCTCCTACAGGAGATCAGCCCCAAGCAATTGATGCTCTCATAAAAGGTGTACAGAAAGGAACTGTTCAGACTTTGTTGGGTGTTACTGGAAGTGGAAAAACCTTTTCTGTTGCAAATGTTATTGCAAAAACTGGTAAAAATACACTTGTAATTTCTCATAACAAAACTTTAGCGGCTCAACTCTATTCAGAATTAAAACAATTTTTTCCAAAAAACAATGTTGGATATTTTGTTTCTTATTATGATTATTATCAACCTGAAAGCTATCTTCCTCAAACCGACACATATATCGAAAAAGATACCCAAATCAATGAAAAAATTGAAAAGCTAAGATTAGAAGCAACTGCAATGTTGCTTTCAGGAGAACCTACCATCATCGTGTCTACTGTTTCTTGTATCTATTCTCTTGGTAATCCAAAAGATTGGGAAGACTTGGCAATTACAATTAACACTGGTGATGAAATTAAAAGAAATGAAATAATTCGTAGGTTAATTGATGCCCGCTATGAAAGAAATGATACTGAAGTTGCCCCTGGAAATTTTAGAGTAAAAGGTGATACTATTGACATCACTCCTGCATATTCTGAAGATTTAGTTCGAATATCTCTATTTGGTGATGAAGTAGAAAAAATTACTTTGTTAGATCATGTTTCATTAAAAGAAAAAAAGATACTATCACAAATGAAAATATTTCCCGCAAAACATTACCTGATTGCAAAAGACGTTCGTGAAAAAGCTGTAAAATCTATTAGAAAAGAATTAGGACAACGTCTACCCGAATTAAATGAATTAGAAAAACAAAGACTTGAAATGCGAACAAACTATGATTTAGAAATGATTGAGGAATTGGGATATTGCTCTGGGATTGAAAATTATTCTAGACACTTTGATGGACGAAAAGCTGGAGAAAAAGCATTTTGTTTAATGGATTTTTTTGGAGATGATTATCTTTTAGTTATAGATGAATCACACGTTACACTGCCTCAATTACATGGTATGTACAAAGGTGATCACTCTAGGAAAAATGAACTAGTAACATATGGATTCAGATTACCTAGCGCATTTGATAATAGGCCCTTGAAATTCGAAGAGTTTGAAAAATATATTCAAAATACCATCTTTGTTTCTGCAACTCCTTCAGAATATGAGAAAAAAACCTCATCTCAAATAATTGAACAACTGGTAAGGCCTACTGGGTTATTAGATCCTTTAGTCGAAATAAAATCTACAAAAGATCAGATGGATGATTTAATCCTAGAAATTAACAAACGAACTACTAGAAATGAACGTGTTTTAGTCACAACTTTAACAAAAAGAATGGCTGAGGATTTAGCTGAATATCTATCAAAAAAGCAAGTTAGAGTCAGATACATGCATTCTGAAATTGAAGGTTTTCAGAGAACTGAAATTATTAGACAGTTACGTTTGGGAGAATTTGATGTATTAGTTGGAATTAATCTTCTCCGGGAAGGTCTTGATATTCCTGAAGTTTCTTTAGTTGCAATTTTAGATGCAGATAAAGAAGGATTTCTTAGAAATTTTACTAGTTTGATTCAAACTTGTGGTCGTGCTGCTAGAAATTCAAATGGAACTGTAATTATGTATGCTGATAATACTACAGAATCTATGAAAAATGCTATGAATGAGACTAAACGACGTAGAGAAAAACAAATTCAATATAACAAAAAACACAACATTGTTCCAAAAACTATAATCAAATCTGTTCCTATTCAAGAAGTTTCTCTAGATGATTCAAAATTAAAATCTGTCCATGATCTTGCATCAGAAATTATTGATTTGGATGCACAAATGAAAAAATATTCTGAAGATCTAGATTTTGAACGTGCAATAGAATGCAGAGATAGAATAAAAAGAATCGAAAAGGAGATTGAATTTAAAAATGACAGAAAATAA
- a CDS encoding pyridoxamine 5'-phosphate oxidase family protein, translating to MQLTGVLQIKSYEKIKEFLNEEHVGRLASLDENGYPQIIPMNFVFLNDAIYMHSHVRGEKLENISRINKVGFEADRELEFLPSYFEDPHNASLADTLYISVVIKGEGILVSDRNEKTLALNGLMKKYQPEGQYDPIQSDMRVLDAVSVIKVIPQTLHGKYKIGQHMRSADRMTLAQKILKRNSPSALSTLKIMGFEVTENGLKMIDEPVW from the coding sequence ATGCAACTAACAGGTGTCCTTCAAATCAAATCTTATGAAAAAATTAAAGAATTTTTGAATGAGGAACATGTTGGACGTTTAGCAAGTTTAGATGAGAATGGATATCCTCAGATAATTCCTATGAACTTTGTTTTTTTAAATGATGCAATTTACATGCATTCTCATGTAAGAGGCGAAAAATTAGAAAATATATCTAGAATAAATAAAGTTGGATTTGAAGCTGATAGAGAATTAGAATTCCTGCCTTCTTATTTTGAGGATCCACACAACGCCTCTCTTGCAGATACATTATACATCAGTGTTGTAATAAAAGGCGAAGGAATTCTTGTATCTGATAGAAATGAAAAAACTCTTGCACTAAATGGATTAATGAAAAAATATCAACCTGAAGGACAATATGACCCAATTCAATCTGATATGCGTGTTTTAGATGCTGTAAGTGTCATCAAAGTAATCCCTCAAACTCTTCATGGAAAATACAAAATCGGACAACACATGAGATCTGCAGATAGAATGACTCTTGCACAAAAAATACTAAAGAGAAATTCTCCTTCTGCATTAAGTACTTTGAAAATTATGGGCTTTGAGGTAACTGAGAATGGTTTGAAAATGATTGATGAGCCTGTTTGGTAA
- a CDS encoding LLM class flavin-dependent oxidoreductase: protein MYLSDKKIKFGIQNGLNVARAGYTEDQILTACMLADKTGYDSIFYMDHTNVPQWKNATVLDPWVMLSAIAAVTNNVELGTCVTDAIRRHPSNIALAAITLDRVSKGRAILGIGAGEAQNLKEFCIPFEKPVSKWEEQIETIHTLYQSTPDNTVDYKGKYYQLEGACLQAPPIRKPRPPTYMASGGKRTLALTGKLGDGWLPIGYTPELFEDHKKQIEVSMDTNNRTQEEKDNFQFALDIDVYFSDDAEASWAKMKEAVKVSLFKPEVLRVHGLKEIEGFDFVKYFTEYSMSDQSWIVKMREAATKIPDPVARSSTAVGTPEDMIPTFERFMDAGVNHFVIRFWGKNYFGSIDKFASHVMPALREKAKQ from the coding sequence ATGTACTTGAGCGATAAAAAAATAAAATTTGGAATTCAAAACGGCCTAAATGTTGCAAGGGCTGGCTACACAGAAGACCAAATCTTGACTGCATGTATGCTTGCTGATAAAACTGGTTATGATTCAATTTTCTATATGGACCACACAAATGTTCCACAATGGAAAAATGCCACAGTTCTTGATCCATGGGTTATGTTATCTGCAATTGCAGCTGTTACTAATAATGTAGAATTAGGAACTTGTGTCACTGATGCCATACGAAGACATCCTTCCAACATTGCTTTAGCTGCAATTACTCTTGATAGAGTGTCTAAAGGCAGGGCTATCTTGGGAATTGGTGCAGGTGAAGCTCAAAATCTAAAAGAGTTTTGTATTCCATTTGAAAAACCAGTTTCAAAATGGGAAGAACAAATTGAAACTATTCATACTTTATATCAATCAACACCTGATAACACTGTTGATTATAAGGGAAAATATTATCAGCTAGAAGGAGCATGTTTACAAGCTCCTCCAATTAGAAAACCACGTCCTCCTACATACATGGCATCTGGTGGTAAACGTACTCTTGCATTAACTGGAAAACTTGGTGATGGTTGGTTGCCTATAGGTTATACTCCTGAGCTTTTCGAAGATCATAAAAAACAAATCGAAGTTTCAATGGATACTAATAACAGAACCCAAGAGGAAAAAGATAATTTCCAGTTTGCACTGGACATTGATGTTTATTTCTCTGATGATGCAGAAGCTTCTTGGGCTAAAATGAAAGAGGCTGTAAAAGTTAGTTTGTTCAAGCCTGAAGTTTTGAGGGTTCATGGATTAAAAGAAATTGAAGGATTTGATTTTGTAAAATACTTTACAGAATATTCAATGTCTGATCAAAGTTGGATTGTAAAGATGAGAGAAGCTGCAACAAAAATCCCTGATCCTGTTGCTCGTTCATCTACTGCAGTTGGAACTCCTGAAGATATGATTCCAACATTTGAACGATTCATGGATGCTGGTGTTAATCACTTCGTAATCAGATTCTGGGGTAAAAATTACTTTGGCTCTATTGATAAATTTGCCAGTCATGTAATGCCTGCATTACGTGAAAAAGCCAAACAATAA
- a CDS encoding iron-containing alcohol dehydrogenase, with translation MQTVRIPKVINFGENALGETEYPKNALIVTTVPPELSDKWIARMGIQDYMLYDQVKPEPSIDDVNAVISQFKDKNPSVLIGLGGGSSMDVVKYAAPEMKKDKILIPTTFGTGAEMTTYCVLKFDGKKKLLREDRFLADMAVVDSYFMDGTPEQVIKNSVCDACAQATEGYDSKLGNDLTRTLCKQAFEILYDAIMNDKPENYPYGSMLSGMGFGNCSTTLGHALSYVFSNEGVPHGYSLSSCTTVAHKHNKSIFYDRFKEAMDKLGFDKLELKADVSEAADTVMTDKGHLDPNPIPISKEDVVKCLEDIKAGNL, from the coding sequence ATGCAAACAGTACGCATTCCAAAAGTTATCAACTTTGGAGAAAATGCACTTGGTGAAACAGAATATCCTAAAAATGCATTAATTGTCACTACGGTTCCTCCAGAACTTTCTGACAAATGGATTGCAAGAATGGGAATTCAGGATTATATGCTGTATGATCAAGTAAAACCTGAACCATCAATTGATGATGTCAATGCTGTTATTTCACAATTCAAAGACAAAAATCCATCTGTCTTGATTGGACTCGGTGGTGGAAGTTCTATGGATGTAGTAAAATATGCTGCACCTGAGATGAAAAAAGATAAGATCTTAATTCCTACAACCTTTGGAACCGGAGCTGAAATGACAACTTATTGTGTTCTCAAATTTGATGGTAAAAAGAAATTGTTACGTGAAGACAGATTCTTAGCTGACATGGCAGTAGTTGATTCATATTTTATGGATGGAACTCCTGAACAAGTCATTAAAAATTCTGTATGTGATGCATGTGCTCAAGCAACCGAAGGCTATGATAGTAAACTCGGTAATGACTTGACTAGAACTCTGTGTAAGCAAGCATTTGAGATTCTTTATGATGCAATTATGAATGACAAACCAGAAAACTATCCTTATGGATCAATGCTTTCTGGAATGGGATTTGGTAATTGTTCTACAACTCTTGGACATGCATTGTCCTATGTGTTCTCAAATGAAGGTGTACCTCATGGCTATTCCTTGTCATCTTGTACTACCGTGGCACACAAACATAACAAATCAATCTTCTATGATAGATTCAAAGAAGCAATGGACAAACTTGGATTTGATAAATTAGAACTCAAAGCCGATGTTTCTGAAGCTGCTGATACTGTCATGACAGATAAAGGTCATTTAGATCCAAACCCAATTCCGATATCTAAAGAAGATGTTGTAAAATGTCTTGAAGATATCAAAGCAGGTAATTTGTAA